The Gossypium hirsutum isolate 1008001.06 chromosome D06, Gossypium_hirsutum_v2.1, whole genome shotgun sequence genome contains the following window.
gcatagccattaCACCCCTAATCGTGGGCCCCACTCAAGATATTGTTTGGTTGAGTGTATTGGCCTAATACGGTCTATTACATTAATGTAATCCTCAAAATCCACCGATTTTTAATCCCTTCCTTGCGCTCAGTTTTGGTCCCTGTTTTACCGTCCGATTCACGCTTCTGTCTTACCCAAAATTCACCGTCTTTTGTTTCTTCCTTCTACCTTTCTTCTCCACTCTCCTCGCcgtcttctccttctcttttttaCCTCTCTTTGGCGTCACAATTGGACTTAGAACACCGATCAGAAAGCACCCTCCATCTCATGTTTTCCGTTCCTCTCCACCGGCAAAACTGGTGAAGTTTTTACTGTTGTGTCCCTGGGAACTGGTAAAGAAGATACAGCCGTCTTCCTGAATCATGCTTCTCAATCAACTAGAGGGAGTAGGTGAATCTTCAACCTAAATTATGTTTATTTCATTTTGCGTTGTTCTTCTCCCTTTTATTTTCTAATGCTTTTCATTTTTCGGCGTTAATATTGTTCtcctttttaaacacccatttccTATGAAATATTTCCTAAAACCATGGAAACTTGGTCGATGGTTTTACCAAGTTGTCAAGTTCGGCATTGTTCAATATGTAAGTTCTCTTTAGCTTGAAGAAAATgaaatacttattttttattttgttgttggtTTCCTTTTTTAATAGATTTGTATGCTTCCGTAACAGATGATAATCAAGATATTGACTGCTCTTTTAGCAGTAATTCTTGAAGCTTTTTGTGTGTATTGTGAAGGAGAATTCAACTGGGAATGTGGGTAAGATGATCTTAATGTAGAATGTTGCTGGTGATATTGAGGATTTTGTGTGATTTATCAGTAGAAAGACCTTTTTTCTGGTTAGAAGAAAGTAATTCTAAAAGATTGTGATCCACATTGATCCCTCTTTTGGTGCTTCACCCGCTAAGCAAGAAGCCACCTAAAACCTAAACTTATGATGTTGTTTCACTTGTGAGCCCaagtttatgtttaaaatattctGGTATTCCACTGCTGCATTTAAAATGGTGAACATTCATTACTGAAACAGAAATATTTGAATGGCCCCTCTTAAGAAATTTCTCATTATCTTGGCAATTTGTTTCCTGATTGTGCAGATATCCTTATATGGCAGTGGTTCTCAATTTCAGTCAAACATGGACTTTTTATTGTTGGTTATCTAATTGAGCATTGAAATGCATAGCTATTTATGGTCACTTGCACTTGTTTTCCCCTCCATTTGAGGTTTGCATTTTCTTGAGACCATAATGTAGTTAGaagcaataaaaaaaacaatcacTGTCTTTTACTGCAACTTCTGTAATCCTTTGGTTGAAACTCATGAACTATTCAGAGATGTGAAACTGTCAAGTTGTATACGGTTAGAATTTGATGCATGTCTGTGTGTGTATGTATTGTTTGATTGTATAATTTGGAAAGAGTGAAAATGTAGCTATGCCATGTTCTATATTCTTCATATGTAACGGGGATAACAAATGTTGGAATCCTTTTTAGTTACAATCAAGTTCTGAAATTTCCCCTATTCTTTTTTCCCTCTATGGAAAATTTGTGACAGTGCAAAATGGAAAGCTAATGCCTTTTGTTAATCCGTTGTGCTAATGTGTTGGATATGAGAcaaaatatttgatgtttaaaaTTAGGTTTCAACTTTTACTTATTGTaccatacttttatttttgtcattttgcAATATCTAGTCATATGATTATACTCATAATTCCCGTCTGTTTTATTGTAATTTAAGTGACTAGATTTGATTTTATGTTTGCTTGTTTCCATTTGTTTGTAATACATTTCTAAACTTAAAAACTATGGCGAAGTGCCTTATTTTCTCTGCCTCCCTTTCTTTTGCTCTATGTATGGATGAGACATTTCTTTTAAGCGACTCTACTTTTATTTCTTCTTGTAACAACAGAGATAAACATGAATTGGAAGTGGACTTCAAGAGATTCTGGGAAGAGTTCCGATCATCGAATTCTGAAAAGTTTCTTTCTCATCTATATTTTAATTCCTAGCACTCTTTTATGTACCATATTGATTTTCAGTGATGTTTATATTGTCTTTGCAGGAGAAAGAAACGACCTTGAATTTAACTGTAAATGCCTTTTGTAGATTAGTCAAGCAGCATGCTAGTGTAGCTCAATTAGTCACCCAGTATGAATGCTAATCCTTGATTCTGTTTTCTTAATATTACATAGATTATTGTCAAAATTGAGAGTTTTCCGAGCTGATGAGACTCCCTTGGAAGTTCCACCAAGAGAAGTAATCAATTTCGGTGATCAGGTAATGCTAATCTGGCTACAAATTTAACTTGCTGGGACATTTCCTATTTGGTTTCTTATGAGCTACTAACTCATTCAACTTCTTTCTACATTAGGCTGTTGTTGAGTTCATGGCTGATCTCGTTGCCAAGAGGGATACGAAGGCCGCACCACCAAAGAATGAGAAAGGTTTTTGGTTCAGGATTTGCTCGATTTGTTGGCCGTTCCGGACTGCAAATACGGACAACaagatgtgtgtgtgtgtgtttttatgCCAGTTCCATTACTTTGTAAATTATTTGTGAGATTGGTGAGCTTTTCTGCAAAGTTCAAAATCCTGATTGCTTGCAAGTGTTTTCAGATTCAAGAGAAGTGAAAAACCTACAATTGTAAATCTTTTGGCATCTATTCTATAGCATCCAAATTCTACTTTTAGTATAAATTTTGCTTCTAAATGCATCTGTCCTATGTATTGCTGTTGTACAAAGAAACTGAGTGAGGCATGAAAAACATGTGAACAGTTGGAATAGAATTTAGCCACCAAgaacaaatatacataaaaaaaagggaataaattctttttaaagaATTTGTTTAGTTGTTCCATGTGATTTCTTCTATTCAGAAAGtaggtgaaaaataaaaaatacagtaaatttttccaaagtctaaaaattattaaaaatcagaaaaatatataaaattcccaaaaataaaatacaaaataaacagaaaatctcaagaaaaaacagaaaaaaaaaacacaaaataataaagatatataaatacatatgaatttacaaaaatatattatgattttatagtattatagtattatatattatgattttagtaaattcatataagaatatttaatattaagaattttattaaattatatatttttattaaattatatttaataataattatgttaaattatattttatagtattttatattatgattttagtaatttaatattaagaatatctaatattaagaattttattaaattatatatttttattaaattatatttaataataattatgttaaaatatgattaaattatttattatttatattaataatcttattataaaatttaataacaataacaataatcatcaacctaaaaaaaaattctgctaaaggtattctagtcattttagcttttttccttatgctattacaacatcatttcattcaaccaaacacaaaaatactattacgcctctattccattacattcaactaaacaattgaattgttattacgcctctattccattacacgtGCCCTAAAGGATTTCGAATGGAAAACAGTTCTGCACAAAAATATGtagtggaaaattaattttccactcAAACCTAAACGCGTTGATTTAGATATTTTTGGTTTTACGTTTGGAAGCAAAACATTGTAATTTTCAAcagtaattattaataataacgaaaaacattaaaaattaataaacacatttctttataatattttttatcacattttcaaagCATTTAAAAAAACGGCAATGGAGAAATGCTCATAAGGTGAGAGTTCAttttactaattaaatattaaggtaattagtattttatattaaaaagaaaaaatattttattttaaattattattgattttaagtaattttcatccatttataagaaataaacatattttaaacataatttataaattaaattaaaaatattttaactcaTGCGTTTCAAGCCTTAGCCTAATTTTCatgatattattttcttattgtctCCGTTTCTTTTTCTTAAgcctattattttatattatcaacctCAACAAGTCAAATCACAATCCAATTTTTATTAAtgactttttctaatttttaatgatgttataatgatgaaataaattaaatcatcaattttgatggataattaaattaattaaatcattgatatttattcaatcaattcaattggtaaaatattaaatttaaaatcaagaGACAATATTTTAtgcatttattattatattatttcagCCTTCTTATATTTATGATTCAAAATTGTTTGAGGTCAGTTTTTTCGAAAAATGGTTCTAGATTATAAAATTGGTGCTTCAAGTTATCTATGATACAGAAAACAGGTTAGAGAGTATCGGAATTGGTTTGTGGAAGTACTCTCCGATACTTAAGTCggtaaaatttaaagaaaaaaaaagttaaaatgagtGTACAATTTGAGAGTCATCATACTTGGTGAATGTTGCGGTGTTAGatatttataagttttgtaaCGTCTGCCCGGAGCTGCCCAAGTTTATACTCAGATCTAATTGCTCTTCTCAGTTGGTGAGTTTACTTTTCCTTGTATTTCCAGGGTCGTTAGATCTTGCTCTACGGCTTGAGTTGACAGAAGCTCAAGAAAGTTCATTGTATTTGGCAAAAATCAATGTATTTGGGTTACAAATAAACACAACAGCCTCTTTAGTCGGCTGTAATATCAATGTGTTACAGCCTAATTCAGTGGACCCATTATTAAACCAttgtttggttggctgtaataAGCTATTACAGTCATATTCTATTACGGGCTTATTCAGCTGAAAATGTATCATACCATTCAGGGCTCTCCCCACTGAATGGTGATTTATATGGGTTGTATAACAAATTAGCTAATGTTTCCATTTTACCCTCACTCTTCTCCTTCCTTTCCCACGTCTTAAATCCCCGAGtgatatttttctcttttttttccctgCTTCTTCCCCAACTTCATCTCTTCTACACTTAATttaaaccttttctttttaatcACATTTCCTCCCAACCTGCGTCGCACACCAAAActctttttctcttcaaaattGAAAATTCCTGATTGCTTAATCCACTGAAAAAAAGAAGTGAAGCTTTTTTCAGGTCGTCTCACAGGATCCAAGATCCGATAAGTTTTAGTTCGAACCCAAATTTCAAATCCCCTTGATCTGTACAAGTTCTTATAATGGGTTTTGGTTTATAGATCTAATCTCCTAATTCTTAGTTTGTTCGATACTCTTTTATCAAATTGTAAGCCTTTTGCATTAATATGAATCTGTTATTTTTCAGTAGTTTCTGTTGAAATTGCTATTTTATGTTATTCattgttactttttttttattgtgtATATGGATGTACTGCTTTTAAAGTTGATTTCAATGGAATTATTGTATAATTGCACTTGTGGGTTTGTTTTTCCTgggattttattatttaaatgtacGTATCTTAGATAATGGCTGAAAGAATTGCATACAACTCCGTTTTCAATATTTCATTTCCATTATCTTCTAATAGAACAggtttcatctttgtttcttttgATTGGGTGTCAAAATATTGTTCCTTTATGTTCCTAAATATCCTGTCATTGTTGAAACAGGGGAAGAAACAGAGTTAAAGAATGAAATACAAAGAACGGTGATGAAGATTCTTGAAGATGAGGACTGTGTATTTTGAGATAAACAATTATGCATATCAAGGTATGAATTAGTCAATTGAATTCGAATAAAATTCAAGGATTTATAAGTTGACAGATTAATGTTCAATTATAAACCATCTAATTCATCAGTAAAACAACAAAAACATGTATAAAAATGGAACCTAGTCCCTACTCACAATCAGTGCTACATAACAGGCTttctatgcttcaaccattacTGCAATTTCAATCCTTTTGTAGCTACAATGACAAGCCCAACATATATATAGCTCAACTCAATTGATGAACCTTTGATCGAAAATTGATCAAAAGATGCCTTCGATTGATTACAATTTTGCAGTGAAGTCTTCATCTCTTAAGAACGTACCTTCAATTTGTATGTAGGATCAAAGGCAGTGTTATGGGCAAAATAGAAATCAGGACATTTAAGGAGCTAGTAAAGATAAATATGACCAACAGTGGTTCGAATGTATatacaaagatttttttttttaaacttcttACTATTAGATAATGTCCATAAATCTCATGATAGGTACCCAAAGATTCATGGTGAACTTCGATGGGAGCTTCTCTTGAAGCAATAATGCATTGCTCTAGTCACCACCGGAGCCACAAAGGACTATCTAAATTGATTCTTTTCTGCCTATAAGCTCCAATCGCATCATAggaattacaaaaaaaaaggctCCCTTGTAGACTTAAATTTATTATCGTCAATTCTTTCATTTTGATAGCTTTTTCGATTCTATGGATTATACCTATTCACACAAATACCTCGACGATTCCCACTCATTAATACATAGAGCCCAATAAGCATATCTTGAGTCGATACGGAAATGGAATCCCCAATAGTTGGAGACAAGAGATTCATATGAGAAAACATAAGAAAACAAGCCTCCGCTTGCGCCTCTAAAGATAAAGGTACATGAACTGCCATTTGATCCCCATCAAAGTCTGCATTGAATCCCTTACAAACTAAAGGATGTAAACAAATAGCGCGTCCTTCCACTAAAATAAGTTGGAATGCCTGTATACCTAATCTATGCAGAGTAGGCACTCTATTCAGCAATACAGGATGTCCTCGCATAACTTCTTGCAGTATTTCCCATACAATCGGCCCTTTTTCCCGAATTTTACTCTTAGTAACTCCTATGTTCGGAGCAAGATGTTGTCTAATTAGACCGCGAATTACAAATGTCTGGAAAAGCTCTATTGCTATTTCGCGAGGCAATCCACAGCAATGTAATGAAAGTGAGGGGCCAACAACAATGGTAGAACGTCCCGAATAATCGACTCGTTTGCCAAGCAAAGTCTCGCGAAATCTTCCCTCTTTGCCTTCAATTACATCTGAAAACGACTTGTAAACCTTATTATGACCATCCCTCATTGGTTGTCCGCGGATTCCATTATCAAGAAGTGTATCCACGGCTTTTTGTACTAATTTTTCCTGACACATTACTAATTCCCCTGGCGTAGATCTACTTATTGTTAATAGATCGGTAAGAGTATTATTTCGATAGATAACTCTTCTATAGAGTTCATTAATATCTAAACTCATTAGTTTACCCCCATCTATCTGAATGATCGGTAGAAAGGTGCATTGACTCTCGTACTTAAATCTTGACTTTATTTGATTCGCTTTTTCTGTTTTTTGGATCATTTGTCAACCTTACAGAAATGTTTTTGGATTTTATTAATgagtttcttattattattttcatcagaTTTGATCACTTGGTTTGAGACTTGAACTCTCTccagaatttgatttttttcctttgtgTTGTGTTTTCAAGGTAAGATTCATTTTTCATGTCGAATGTAAATGTATCAGTCATTTGGTTTTCTCATGGGACTCTGTTTTAGTACTCAATTTGTTTTCCCTACACTTGTTCAACTCAATTTGATTCTCATGTTTAacacataaaatttcagaaatttcTACTCTTTACCTTCTCGAGAATAGATCAAATTTTTTGGAATAAAACTCAAGCCTAGAATACTTGTTTCTTCACCCACTGATGTTGACATTTTGGGCATGTCGCAAGCCTGCAGATTGTTTGTACAGCTCCATTTCTTCATTCTTGTGTAAGTAAGTTTTTGATAATGCTGGAACAAAAGcaaaaaacaagaagaaaaaaggaaaaaaagaaaaagggttatTGGGTACTTTTTAGTATTGCTATTTATTGAATTCTTTTCTTCTCATGTTCATAGTCTTGTTCTAAGTACATTCTCATTGTAAAATCTTTATTATCATTTGGTTTGAATCGATAGATAAAGAGATACTCAAAAGGTCATTTTGTTTGAATAAATTTGTTTTAGTCATTCAATTGGAAATAACTTTTCCCTATACTCATATACAAATATGTATTTGTCGATAGATAAAGAGATACTCAAAAGGTCATTTTgtttgaataaattggttttaGTCATTCAATTGGAAATAACTTTTCCCTATACTCATATACAAATATGCATTTATAACAAATTTAttcttatatatttgaaatatcatacattatttatatatttcaattgCAGCAGACAAATGAAAAAAAACCATCTACTCACAGAACATGTTCGTCATAAAAAAGAATAAACTTGTTATTTGAATGTATGTTTGGCTAGGTTGACAACTAGAACCATCGcaagaaattaaaacaaatgagAATTATTTACACAATTTAGACTTAATTTATGTTTGTGGATTCTTGCACTGATAATCAATTCACTAAAATTATTTGTTTCGCTAATAATATTTTAGCATATTAAATATGCATTACAGTAATAAAgtaggttatatattatttttctaatattatatatattatgatttttattaaattatatttaataataattatgttaaaatatgattaaattatttattattaaatataatttaataatagtcttactaaaatttaataacaataacaataattatttatctaacaaaATTTCTGcttagggtattttggtcatttaagcctattttttttatgctattacaacatctatttcattcaaccaaatacaagaatactattacagttctattccgtTCTATTAAACCAAATAATTGCATTATTATTACAGGTTTATTCCATTACATATATATTCCATTACAGCCCTATTTCACTCCAATGCCCTAAAATTAcgccaaacaaataaaaaataatataataacccAAAACATTATATAAAACCCTTTTAGGtggtttttaattgatttaactaCTTATTTCCGGTTTTTTTAATGCTTACGAGCGATTCAATGAAAATCTAATTTAATGGTAGTTGTTGTAGTGTTGGCCAAACCGATTTCAATTGGCATGTAGTGTTTTATAATTGGTCCAAATAATTtctattatttataatatatatttaaaatttgatctatatattttaatatgatttataTTAAATCAAAGCATAAATGTAGTAAATTTCACTaggaaaaaaatcagaaaaatgaataattgaaaaggatagaaaaataaaataaataaaagatataaatttttattgctatctattattttttgataaagttgaaaaaataaaaaaatttaaaaaatacataattttaagttagtttacatctctttctcattttctttcctttaactttttttcttcttatcaagtatattcaaattttattttctttacaactttcatattttttttattctccaCTTTTCTACCCAAACAAGCCCACTTTAAACAAATGGGCTGAACtctaaaaatatattagaaaagGCCCAATCATCACCCAAAACACAAAACACCATAAACCCTAACAACCCTACTAAAGGCTCCGACGTTTACTTCCAattagacctgttcatgggcCGAGCCGGGTTCGGAAAAAATTTTTGGCCTCCTCCTaggcccgggcccagcccggcccgaaatatgggcctaaaattttgcccaggtCCGGCCCGgaaaaaatatcataagcccgagtccggcccggctcggcccattttttaataaacattaaaaaattattttaaaaataaaaaaatattttaaaagtattttaaaattaaaaataaaaaaaatatatatttattatattcgggccgggcctgagccaaaaaagtggtgctcgAGGCCTGgtccgttttttaaacgggcctcgtttttttgcccaaacccatattttgggcctatatttttactcgaaccctcccatatttcgggcgaaccatcgggccgggccgcccggcccatggacaggtctacttcCAATGCAATACATTTTCAACGTTTTTTTATGCTATCAGTAGATAAACGCCTTGTGTATCCAAATGGGCCCTACGTCACGGGGAGCAAAATTCAGGTGATTATTTTCTGCATCTGACATGAATGAAAGTCAAGCCTCTCAAAGAGGCCATCTAAAACGTGAAACTCAGAAAGAGACATCGGATTCGCCATGGCATTGAGAGAGCATCACGAAGCAAGAGTCAAGGTCAGAACATCACCCTCTAGACATCGACCATGACAGCCACCCGGGCAGAGCCTGATGCAATGGCACTAATGACAATCAAAGCTTGGGACTAGTGGGAGGCTGGAGAGATGCTGACGTCTAACCATGAACGAGCGGGGCTTCACTATGCAAGAGGGATACATAAAAAGAAACGAAAAGAAAGGCAAAAAAATCGAGTCATCCAAGGCAGAGCTTCATTGGCCGTCAAAGATGATGAATAGGAGAGGCCGAGACAACCCATGGAGAAATAGGACATTACCTTCCGCCGGCGACATAAGGCCTCCTTTAGGAATGTAAA
Protein-coding sequences here:
- the LOC107901260 gene encoding uncharacterized protein isoform X3, translating into MKYFLKPWKLGRWFYQVVKFGIVQYMIIKILTALLAVILEAFCVYCEGEFNWECGLLSKLRVFRADETPLEVPPREVINFGDQAVVEFMADLVAKRDTKAAPPKNEKGFWFRICSICWPFRTANTDNKMCVCVFLCQFHYFVNYL
- the LOC107901260 gene encoding uncharacterized protein isoform X1; the encoded protein is MKYFLKPWKLGRWFYQVVKFGIVQYMIIKILTALLAVILEAFCVYCEGEFNWECGDKHELEVDFKRFWEEFRSSNSEKLLSKLRVFRADETPLEVPPREVINFGDQAVVEFMADLVAKRDTKAAPPKNEKGFWFRICSICWPFRTANTDNKMCVCVFLCQFHYFVNYL
- the LOC107901260 gene encoding uncharacterized protein isoform X2, with amino-acid sequence MAKCLIFSASLSFALCMDETFLLSDSTFISSCNNRDKHELEVDFKRFWEEFRSSNSEKLLSKLRVFRADETPLEVPPREVINFGDQAVVEFMADLVAKRDTKAAPPKNEKGFWFRICSICWPFRTANTDNKMCVCVFLCQFHYFVNYL